The following coding sequences are from one Collimonas arenae window:
- a CDS encoding TonB-dependent siderophore receptor encodes MGRPDDHSFAAKTELFYDLEQRLSPNWTFLSKAQYTKLRYDAAGYDSCFQFDIGATSGICSVDLANITSYTRNIENSVRGTFQTGPLHHTLLAGMSYGQTRLGSYNDVSASGSVIVPWPPSDLQLPPVAGPQNLITTDDTFYYTNFFLQDQVTWGRWHVLANVGYEQERNNFSTDTDSNGVEHDTSPPKNAPVYNLGVAYRLNENTALYANTFRSFTPGNTVLDATLNGGPPGVIVAPPTTGRSAEIGIKLDLLNKRMTFSAAVFRATHTNVLQAVGTQTTASTYIDYVLLPSTISRGLELNIAGRLMPGWNLTASYSYIAFQYAKPPGQDPEISQFPRHRANLWTTYDFQSEAWRGWGLGLGLTARSGYTAVPDTGVLGHIAGQTRTDASIYYKSRHWSTTLGIKNLFNRRLYSDFATSTVGVEPTRTLLLTNTFEF; translated from the coding sequence TTGGGGCGGCCTGACGACCACAGCTTTGCCGCAAAAACGGAGCTTTTTTACGATCTTGAACAACGCCTGTCGCCAAACTGGACGTTCCTCAGCAAGGCACAATATACCAAGCTGCGCTATGACGCGGCGGGATATGACAGTTGCTTCCAGTTTGATATTGGCGCAACCAGCGGCATTTGCTCTGTTGATCTCGCCAATATCACAAGCTACACCCGCAACATCGAAAACAGCGTGCGCGGCACATTTCAAACCGGGCCGTTGCACCACACGCTGTTGGCCGGCATGAGTTATGGCCAGACACGGCTGGGATCATATAACGATGTGAGTGCGTCAGGCAGCGTCATTGTCCCCTGGCCGCCATCCGACTTGCAGCTGCCGCCAGTAGCCGGCCCGCAAAACCTGATCACCACCGACGACACGTTCTACTACACCAATTTTTTCCTGCAAGACCAGGTTACCTGGGGTCGCTGGCATGTGCTGGCCAACGTCGGTTATGAGCAGGAACGAAATAACTTCTCTACCGATACCGACAGTAACGGCGTAGAACATGACACCTCTCCGCCCAAGAACGCTCCGGTCTATAACCTTGGCGTTGCCTATCGGCTGAACGAGAATACTGCGTTGTATGCAAACACCTTCCGTAGCTTCACGCCGGGCAATACCGTCCTGGATGCAACCCTGAATGGCGGTCCGCCAGGCGTGATTGTGGCTCCTCCGACGACCGGTAGATCGGCTGAAATAGGCATCAAACTTGATCTGCTCAACAAGCGCATGACATTCTCCGCCGCAGTTTTCCGGGCAACCCACACCAACGTCCTGCAAGCCGTGGGGACACAAACTACTGCGTCAACCTATATCGATTACGTACTGCTGCCGTCAACGATCAGCCGCGGCCTCGAGCTGAACATAGCGGGACGGTTGATGCCCGGCTGGAATTTGACGGCAAGTTACAGCTACATCGCCTTTCAATACGCCAAACCACCAGGCCAGGACCCGGAAATCTCGCAGTTTCCGCGGCATCGCGCCAATTTGTGGACCACCTATGATTTTCAGTCGGAGGCCTGGCGCGGCTGGGGGCTGGGTCTGGGACTCACGGCGCGTAGCGGATATACGGCAGTGCCGGACACCGGCGTGCTTGGTCACATCGCCGGACAAACGCGCACCGATGCCAGTATCTATTACAAATCAAGACACTGGTCGACTACGCTTGGCATCAAGAACCTCTTCAATCGCCGCCTCTACAGCGACTTCGCCACATCTACGGTCGGCGTAGAACCAACCCGCACCCTGCTGCTGACCAATACTTTCGAGTTCTGA